The Roseovarius sp. EL26 genome contains the following window.
TTTGCCTCATCAAGGAAGCGCAACTCTGGTTTATCATTGCCGCGGTTCCACAACGCGTGCAATTCGCTGGCCAGATCATAGAGGTAGAACGCGACGCGATGCGGCTCATTCGTGCGGCCCGCAATTTCAACCAGACGTGGCCATTCAGCCAATTTTTTCATGGTGCTCAATTGCGCAACATCTGTCAGGCTAGACAGATCAGCCTTTGCAACACTTGCGTCACCTAGATCAATTCCAGCTTCACGGGCCTTACGCATAACCGAATTGATCCGCGCATTGGCATATTGCACATAGAAAACAGGGTTGTCTTTGGATTGCTCCAACACCTTGTCGAAATCGAAATCCAGTGGCGCGTCATTTTTCCGGGTCAACATCACAAATCTAGTGACGTCTGCGCCCACTTGATCCACCACATCGCGCAGGGTCACAAATGTCCCTGCCCGCTTGGACATTTTGAACGGCTCGCCATTCTTGTAGAGCTTCACCAATTGGGTCAGCTTGATGTCCAGTGACACTTTGCCATCGCTAAGCGCAGAAACTGCCGCCTTCATGCGTTTGACATACCCGCCATGATCCGCGCCAAAGACATCGATCAGCGCATCATATCCGCGTTCGACCTTGTCATAATGATAGGCAATATCAGGCGCGAAATAGGTCCAGGCCCCGTCGGATTTTTTCACCGGACGGTCAACATCGTCGCCATGCTCTGTTGACTTGAACAACGTCTGCTCACGTGGCTCCCAATCTTCGGGCTTCTTGCCTTTTGGCGGCTCTAGCACGCCATCGTAGATCAGGCCTTTGTTTTCCAACGCTTCCAGCGCCGCTTCGATCCGACCGGTGCCATAAAGCGATTTTTCGCTGTAAAACAGATCCATCTCAATGCCCAAGGCTTTCAAATCAGCACGGATCAGGTCCATCATCTGCTCGGTGGCATAGTTGCGGATCTCTTCCAACCAAACGCTTTCAGGTTGGCCAACGTAAGCATCTCCAACCTTATCCTTAAGCGCGACGCCCACAGCAATCAGATAATCGCCGGGATAAGTACCATCCTCGAACGCCACTTCTTGACCGTGCGCCTCCAGATACCGCAAATAGACAGAGCGCGCCAAAACATCGACCTGCGCACCACCATCATTGATGTAGTATTCGCGGGTAACTTCGAAGCCGACAAAATCCAATAGGCTGGCCAGGGCATCGCCAAAAACCGCACCGCGGGTGTGGCCCACATGCAGCGGCCCGGTTGGGTTAGCGCTGACGTATTCAACGTTCACTTTTTGATTTGCACCCATATCTGAGCGACCAAAGTCGGAGCCCTCAGCCAAAGCCGTGCGCACAACACCGTGCCATAGCGCATCAGCAAGACGCAGATTCAAGAAACCCGGCCCCGCCACCTCTGCCGAAGTGATACGATCATCCTCGGCCAGCAATCCCGCCAATTTATCAGCAATATCACGGGGTTTCATCTTAGCCGGCTTGGCCAGAACCATTGCCGCATTGGTCGCCATGTCACCATGGGCGGCATCGCGCGGGGGTTCAACGGCCACGTTTTTCAGATCCAGCCCCTCGGGCAGATCGCCAGCTGCTTGCATCTGAGCAAGTGCGTCCAGCACCAACGTCCGGATCTCGGTGAAGAGGTTCATCTCAAACTTCCTTGTCATTCGCGGGCCGGTTTATCACTGCTAGCCCGCACGTCAATGCAATCAGGCTTAATCAGCCCGTGAAATCATACGCCATGACGTTCTCGCGTGCGCCGCGCGCCGCCCAATAACCGTGCGTGTTGCTCCAGCGCGAAGCGATCTGTCATACCCGCGATGTAATCGCTGACCAGACGCGCCAACGACGTATCGGATTGGGTTTGTTTTACATCGTCCTGCCAGCGTTCCGGCAGTAAGTTGGGGTGAGACATGTAAAACGGAAACAATTCCTCAACCACTTGCGTGACGTCCGCGCGCATGATCATGACCGACGGCGCACGATACATTCGGGCAAAAAGGAAGGTGCGAATTTCCTTGAGTTGCGCAAATAGCTTGTCTGAGAACCGGATCACCGGTCGACCCAGATGGCGCACATCATTGACAGTCGACGGCGCGGCCTCTTTTAAGATGGCGCTTGAAGCATCAATCACATCCCCGACCATCACACCAAAAACACGGCGCAACGCCTCGTGACGGCGACGATAATCATCCAGTCCGGGATGCAGCGTATCGACTTGCGCATAACACTCTCCCACCACTGGTAAGGCTCGAATATCCGCTTCGGTGAAGAGATTGGCCCGCAGCCCGTCATGCAGATCATGATTGTTATAGGCAATGTCATCGGCCAATGCCGCCACCTGCGCCTCGGCGCTGGCGTGGCTGTGCAGCTCCAGATCATGGCAGGCATTATATTCCGTCAACGCCCATGGCAGATCACCCAAAACCGGACCATTGTGTTTTGCAAGCCCCTCTAATGTCTCCCATGTCAGGTTCAATCCATCGAAACCGGCATAGTGGCGTTCTAGGGCCGTGACGATCCGCACTGCCTGTGCGTTGTGATCAAACCCACCGTACGGGAGCATCAGCTCATCCAGTGTATCCTCGCCTGAATGGCCAAACGGCGTGTGCCCCAGATCATGCGCCAACGCGATTGCTTCGGTCAGTTCTTGATTAAGTTCCAAAGCACCCGCAATCGTTCGCGCCACTTGCGCCACCTCGATCGAGTGGGTGAGCCGGGTGCGAAAATAATCACCCTCATGTTCGACAAACACTTGGGTTTTATGCTTGAGCCTGCGAAAGGCGCTGGAATGGATAATCCGGTCGCGATCGCGTTGAAAACAAGAGCGAAAAGCGCTTTCTTCTTCGCCCACAAGCCGCCCGCGTGCGACGACCGGATTGGCCGCATAGGGTTGATGCATCTCAACTGTCCTTGTCGTGTGTGCCCAAGACCCATATATTGCACTTTGGAACCCAAAGGAAAGATCAGGACTGCGCAATGCAATTGCCCCCCAAAGTTACCGAACGCGCATTTGAACGCCTCTCAGAGATTGGCGCTAGCGATCAGGGTCAGGCCCTGCGCATCGCCGTTGAAGGTGGCGGCTGTTCCGGCTTTCAGTATGAGATCAAGCTTGATGCCCCAGCACAAGACGATTTGATCCTTGAAAGCCAGGGCGAAAAGGTAGTGGTCGATGCGATCTCACTGCCATTTTTGACAGGGGCTGTGATTGATTTCACCGAGGAACTGATCGGCGCACGCTTCACAATCAACAATCCAAATGCGACCAGCTCATGCGGGTGTGGCACTTCTTTCTCGATGTAACAATAGGTTGTATCAGTAAGATAAACTTGTCCTGTGCTACTCTGCCGGCACCAGATCGCTGTCATCAACGGTCCTGATTTGCAAATAGATGAGCCATAGTCCGGCCCCGGCAACAATAACCGCGCCAAGGAAAACGCCATATGCAGGACGTTCGCCAAACACCAGATAGCCAATTACCACCATCCACAGGAATTGCAGGTTCATCAGCGGTGTGACCACGTAGGCAGGCAACAGGCGCAATGCGGCAACCAGCACCCATCGCGCGGCAAACAGACAAACAGCATAGACAATCACCCAACCCAGATCATGCAAGGACATCGGTTCAAATACAAACGGAAGCGCGCACGTCATAACCAGCATCAGCATCAAATTCGGGTACAACACCTGCGCCAAAAGGTTGTCTTCACGCAGCCCGATGAACCGCGATGCCACCATCGAAACTGTGCCGCAAAAGGCTGCAAGTAATGCAATTAAATGTCCGGATTCCAGTGTTTTTATCCCTGATGGGAATAGAAACAGGATCCCAACAACCCCAACGATTAACGCGCCCCACACCTGGGATTGAACCGGCTCTTTCAGCAGCGGGCCTGAGACCAGCGCCGCAAGCAGCGGGATCATGGCGATGAACAAAAACACCTCGGCGAAAGGAAGCAATCGGAAGGCATGGAAAAACGTGATTGTTCCAGAGACAGTGGCAACACTGCGGATCAGCATTGCCTCGGGGCATGAAGTCTGCAGGCCCCTTGTGCCCTTGCCCCGCAACAGCCCAAGCAAGCTAAGCCCGGCGACAATCCCGCCAGACAGGGCGAACAATTGCGGGGCTGCGTAGCTTTTGGCGATGAACTTGGTAATTCCATCCGCCCCCGAAATCAAAAGCGTATAAAGAACTGTCAACGCGACCCCGCTAAAAGTCGCCCAGATGATTGGCGCGCGCGTCATGACCGCCCTCCTTGCATCCCGGTTCTTGAAAAACCTGCAAAAAATTCATCAAATTTGTCAATCGATGCTTCTGCAGCATTCAATACTGCACGCGCATCATCAGACAGGGCCTCACTCAGCGCGCCGCGCATTTTTGTCCAATCGGACGAGCGTGACCCATCCATGCTGTACATTTGCTCAGAAATATCACGCAGCGGACCACGCCCGGGATCCGCTTGAATAAATCTGACCGGCCCTTCTGGGACCTGATGTGCAAAACCGCCTAATCCGGCCGTATGCAGGAACCAGTTGATCATCAAAAACTGATGATATTCATCTGTTGGTGGGGCATGCGGCACATCCTCCAGCACAAAACATCTGGCCTGTTCACTCAGCCAACCTTGCCAGATTTGTGGGCACGCCTGCCCGGCAAAACGCAACGCAATGCAAATCTCAGACAGCAGATCCACGTTCAGATCAAGATAGGCCAATGTTCCGGCAAAACGCAGACTGTCGATGAAACCTTCGTCCAGTTTCGGATCAATCCGACCATATTCAGAAAGGTAGAACACGATATGCGTCAGTTCATATGCAGCCTTTTTGTTTGGCATTGAAAACGTTGCGCTGCGTTTGGCAAAACTACGTAAGCGATCCTCCAACCCTATGTCTCCAGCAACTGGATCAACCCCACGTCGTAGACACAGCCGCCGCGCTTCAGCGCGTTGCAGATCCGACAGCTCGGCCTGTGCCAGTCCTTGGTCGGCCACCCACTGGGACAGACTTTCACCTTTGTTCCCCGGCATACCAAGACTTTCGAGATCCAGACAGATCGACAGAAAAAACCGGTAATATTGCGGGAAAAACCCCAGACGACTTTCGATATCGTCATAAAAGTCGCGGTAGGCATCCAGTGCCGCCTCAGGCAGTGCCGCACCGCTGCTTTCCAAAACATTAAGCACTTCGGCATTTTCTTTCAGCCAAAACACATCTTCGAATCCGCGCCGCTCAGATGCAAAGCAGCGCAGCAATGCAGTTTGCCGCGCTGCTTTGTCGTTCTGACGAAACGGCACATCCAGTTTTACAATCATTCCCATGGTATAGGTCTCCATCGTGGTCAAATCAGGCTGAATGCCCCGTTTCAACTATGCTTACAGGCTAGATGTAAACATTTCGCAGCCATCGCCCTCGTCCGTTGCCTTAGCACTCAGCGATGATGTGAAAGCGCCAACAGCGTCTCCCTGTGCCGCGACCGGGGCCAATGACGATGTGAACATCTCAATCCCTTCTCCAGCACCGGCAAAAGCCACCACATTTGGGCCAAGGCTCGAGGTGAACATTTCAACACCGT
Protein-coding sequences here:
- a CDS encoding DUF6749 family protein, translated to MHTQRKMQNVSLAVTEVATPSLHGGEETGLFTSSLGPVMSDDMNTGEAVEMFTSSLNPTAQADGATGDGVEMFTSSLGPNVVAFAGAGEGIEMFTSSLAPVAAQGDAVGAFTSSLSAKATDEGDGCEMFTSSL
- a CDS encoding deoxyguanosinetriphosphate triphosphohydrolase, which encodes MHQPYAANPVVARGRLVGEEESAFRSCFQRDRDRIIHSSAFRRLKHKTQVFVEHEGDYFRTRLTHSIEVAQVARTIAGALELNQELTEAIALAHDLGHTPFGHSGEDTLDELMLPYGGFDHNAQAVRIVTALERHYAGFDGLNLTWETLEGLAKHNGPVLGDLPWALTEYNACHDLELHSHASAEAQVAALADDIAYNNHDLHDGLRANLFTEADIRALPVVGECYAQVDTLHPGLDDYRRRHEALRRVFGVMVGDVIDASSAILKEAAPSTVNDVRHLGRPVIRFSDKLFAQLKEIRTFLFARMYRAPSVMIMRADVTQVVEELFPFYMSHPNLLPERWQDDVKQTQSDTSLARLVSDYIAGMTDRFALEQHARLLGGARRTRERHGV
- the argS gene encoding arginine--tRNA ligase gives rise to the protein MNLFTEIRTLVLDALAQMQAAGDLPEGLDLKNVAVEPPRDAAHGDMATNAAMVLAKPAKMKPRDIADKLAGLLAEDDRITSAEVAGPGFLNLRLADALWHGVVRTALAEGSDFGRSDMGANQKVNVEYVSANPTGPLHVGHTRGAVFGDALASLLDFVGFEVTREYYINDGGAQVDVLARSVYLRYLEAHGQEVAFEDGTYPGDYLIAVGVALKDKVGDAYVGQPESVWLEEIRNYATEQMMDLIRADLKALGIEMDLFYSEKSLYGTGRIEAALEALENKGLIYDGVLEPPKGKKPEDWEPREQTLFKSTEHGDDVDRPVKKSDGAWTYFAPDIAYHYDKVERGYDALIDVFGADHGGYVKRMKAAVSALSDGKVSLDIKLTQLVKLYKNGEPFKMSKRAGTFVTLRDVVDQVGADVTRFVMLTRKNDAPLDFDFDKVLEQSKDNPVFYVQYANARINSVMRKAREAGIDLGDASVAKADLSSLTDVAQLSTMKKLAEWPRLVEIAGRTNEPHRVAFYLYDLASELHALWNRGNDKPELRFLDEANVEGTQAKIALASAVAVVISAGLGILGVTPAEEMR
- a CDS encoding DMT family transporter: MTRAPIIWATFSGVALTVLYTLLISGADGITKFIAKSYAAPQLFALSGGIVAGLSLLGLLRGKGTRGLQTSCPEAMLIRSVATVSGTITFFHAFRLLPFAEVFLFIAMIPLLAALVSGPLLKEPVQSQVWGALIVGVVGILFLFPSGIKTLESGHLIALLAAFCGTVSMVASRFIGLREDNLLAQVLYPNLMLMLVMTCALPFVFEPMSLHDLGWVIVYAVCLFAARWVLVAALRLLPAYVVTPLMNLQFLWMVVIGYLVFGERPAYGVFLGAVIVAGAGLWLIYLQIRTVDDSDLVPAE
- a CDS encoding iron-sulfur cluster assembly accessory protein, with translation MQLPPKVTERAFERLSEIGASDQGQALRIAVEGGGCSGFQYEIKLDAPAQDDLILESQGEKVVVDAISLPFLTGAVIDFTEELIGARFTINNPNATSSCGCGTSFSM